In Streptomyces alboniger, the following are encoded in one genomic region:
- a CDS encoding macrolide family glycosyltransferase, which yields MSSRGPSRRRAHIAMIGVPMVSHVLPGLEIVRELAARGHRVTYANDPAVAHLIEPTGAELVPYDSTLPHRDNIWPDDPIETGALFLDDAMAVLPRLRAAYDDDPADLYLYDIGAYVARALAEAQGRPLVQLSPTYVAWGGYQEDIGAALARLPGAAALEARFKDWLAGCGATTLDVARFSGIPPRALATIPRAMQPHAETVGPHVDFVGPCLGDRLARQGSWTRPEGAEKVLLVSLGSAYTEQPEFYRRCVGAFGGLAGWHVVLQVGRHVDPVELGDIPSNIEVHSWVPQLAVLEQADAFVTHAGMGSSSEGLYCGVPMIAVPQGAEQPLNADRLVELGVARRIDTVDATADTLRAALLRLTSDPEVAGRCARLRAEVRGEGGASRAADLIEAEL from the coding sequence ATGTCATCCCGTGGTCCCTCCCGCCGCCGTGCCCATATCGCCATGATCGGCGTCCCGATGGTCAGCCATGTGCTGCCCGGCCTGGAGATCGTCCGTGAGCTGGCCGCACGCGGCCACCGCGTGACGTACGCCAACGACCCGGCCGTCGCCCACCTGATCGAGCCCACCGGCGCCGAACTCGTCCCGTACGACTCGACGCTCCCGCACCGCGACAACATCTGGCCCGACGACCCCATCGAGACCGGCGCGCTCTTCCTCGACGACGCGATGGCGGTGCTCCCGCGGCTGCGCGCGGCGTACGACGACGATCCCGCGGACCTCTACCTCTACGACATCGGCGCCTACGTCGCCCGGGCGCTCGCCGAGGCCCAGGGGCGACCGCTCGTGCAGCTGTCGCCGACCTACGTGGCCTGGGGCGGGTACCAGGAGGACATCGGCGCGGCCCTCGCGCGGCTTCCGGGGGCCGCTGCCCTGGAGGCCCGCTTCAAGGACTGGCTCGCCGGGTGCGGGGCCACCACGCTCGACGTCGCCCGGTTCTCCGGCATACCGCCGCGGGCGCTGGCCACGATCCCGCGGGCCATGCAGCCGCATGCCGAAACGGTCGGCCCGCACGTCGACTTCGTCGGGCCCTGCCTCGGGGACCGGCTCGCGAGGCAGGGGAGCTGGACGCGTCCGGAGGGCGCCGAAAAGGTGCTGCTGGTCTCGCTCGGCTCGGCGTACACCGAGCAACCCGAGTTCTACCGGCGGTGCGTGGGCGCCTTCGGGGGGCTGGCGGGTTGGCATGTCGTCCTCCAGGTCGGCAGGCACGTGGACCCGGTCGAGCTGGGGGACATCCCCTCGAACATCGAAGTGCATTCCTGGGTGCCGCAGTTGGCCGTCCTGGAGCAGGCCGACGCGTTCGTCACCCACGCGGGCATGGGGAGCAGCTCCGAGGGGCTGTACTGCGGGGTCCCGATGATCGCCGTGCCACAGGGGGCCGAGCAGCCGCTGAACGCGGACCGGCTGGTGGAGCTGGGCGTCGCCCGCAGGATCGACACCGTGGACGCCACGGCGGACACGCTACGGGCGGCGCTCTTGCGGCTGACCTCGGATCCAGAGGTCGCGGGACGCTGCGCGCGGCTGAGGGCGGAGGTGCGGGGCGAGGGAGGTGCCTCGCGGGCGGCGGACCTGATAGAGGCCGAGCTCTAG